One stretch of Muribaculum intestinale DNA includes these proteins:
- a CDS encoding response regulator transcription factor, producing the protein MDTFRRLDTIMKNQPHSPASTYRMAVERYAEAIATMENVVAVLSDLKAGTSRIFHGAFSDSIGLRRYISENSIWEKEILELIPEADREEKYLAELRFYNFLRHMPRGRRHVYFLAAKLRFLPRGVSPVDVLHRMYYIYTPDGDALSHALCLYGPQAFDFPGRSVAVNSVTGQLHPLTSASDDSILSRREKQVLELIDMGRSSREIADVLSISVHTVSRHRQEILAKLQVKNSAEACRLARSLSIITR; encoded by the coding sequence ATGGATACCTTTCGCAGACTCGATACCATAATGAAAAACCAGCCTCATTCGCCGGCAAGCACCTACCGGATGGCGGTGGAGCGCTATGCCGAGGCTATAGCTACGATGGAGAATGTTGTGGCGGTGCTCAGTGACCTTAAGGCCGGCACGAGCCGTATATTTCACGGTGCGTTCAGTGACAGCATAGGATTACGACGCTATATCTCTGAAAACTCAATCTGGGAAAAGGAGATACTTGAACTGATTCCGGAGGCCGACCGTGAGGAGAAGTATCTGGCAGAGTTAAGGTTCTATAACTTTCTGCGACATATGCCCCGCGGGCGCAGACATGTATACTTCCTTGCCGCCAAACTGCGTTTCTTGCCTCGCGGTGTGTCGCCGGTAGATGTGCTCCACCGTATGTACTATATATATACTCCCGACGGTGATGCTTTGAGTCACGCGCTATGTCTCTATGGCCCTCAGGCATTCGACTTTCCCGGCAGGAGTGTTGCCGTAAATTCCGTTACCGGTCAACTTCATCCTCTGACATCCGCTTCCGACGACAGTATTCTGTCCAGACGGGAAAAACAGGTGCTTGAACTGATTGACATGGGACGTTCGAGCCGTGAGATTGCCGATGTGTTGTCGATAAGTGTGCATACCGTAAGTCGTCATCGTCAGGAAATATTGGCCAAACTTCAGGTGAAGAATTCGGCCGAAGCCTGCCGTTTGGCCAGGAGTCTGTCAATTATCACCAGATGA
- the coaE gene encoding dephospho-CoA kinase (Dephospho-CoA kinase (CoaE) performs the final step in coenzyme A biosynthesis.) produces the protein MKITAITGGIGSGKSVVSEMLRTMGYPVYDCDSRAKVIMDGDEEIKQAIATQICGDAIDADGNIDRKRLGAVVFADAILLELLNSIVHGAVRADFRRWAESAGVERVWLETALLYESRLDRLVDDVWEVSAPEELKIKRVMRRNSMTAEQVKARIEAQQRTAHPEKHPCVNLIVNDDVQPLLPQVLALL, from the coding sequence ATGAAGATTACCGCAATTACCGGAGGAATCGGCAGCGGCAAGTCCGTAGTATCGGAAATGCTGCGCACGATGGGCTATCCTGTCTATGACTGTGACTCGCGGGCCAAAGTGATTATGGATGGCGATGAAGAAATTAAGCAGGCTATTGCCACACAGATATGCGGCGATGCCATAGATGCCGATGGAAATATCGACCGAAAGCGTCTTGGTGCTGTAGTTTTTGCCGATGCAATTTTGCTTGAGCTGCTCAACTCTATAGTGCATGGCGCCGTGCGTGCTGATTTTCGCCGGTGGGCAGAGTCGGCAGGCGTTGAGCGTGTATGGCTTGAGACTGCTCTGCTTTATGAGAGCCGTCTTGACAGACTTGTTGATGATGTATGGGAAGTGTCTGCTCCTGAAGAGTTGAAGATAAAGCGCGTGATGCGGCGTAACTCCATGACTGCCGAGCAGGTAAAGGCACGCATAGAGGCTCAGCAGCGTACTGCGCATCCCGAGAAACATCCATGTGTCAATCTTATTGTCAATGACGACGTGCAGCCACTCCTTCCGCAAGTGCTTGCTCTGCTCTGA
- a CDS encoding M23 family metallopeptidase gives MKDITYTMILRGCAVAAASIIIAGTTTASAQQNADRRTAGDNLPELGLPLDIPLILSGNFGELRRNHFHSGLDFKTQGRTGLTVRSADDGYVSRIVASPWGFGRAVYVTHHSTGLTTVYGHLEAFSPTIDKRVRAEQYARETFSIDMNFLPGELPVKRGEAIGRSGNAGSSGGPHLHMDVRDTRTGDPLDPMVYYRRHIKDAVAPEVRALGLYAVDGEGTVTGASTLVPAKFAQGFTAWGRVAPAIKAYDRMNGTTNIYGVKHLSLEVDGKEVYRRTIDRFSFDNTKAVNTLTDYAGVINSGSWMMWTLLPDSEPLGDMIRTVDRGTLLINEERDYKCRWILVDEHGNRKTQPFTIHGRKADIPEGSRKGSLIDHRGRNTFNVDGAEVTFPKGTFYNDGYISITSTPSEKYLTPVYSVGSATVPVSGEFEVNIDVQCPPATDTEKLCMVRLTPKGGSARVDATWRDGRMEGRPSALGRFTVTTDTVAPKVRPVKPETWGRNGRVKYVLSDNLSGVKTYHGTIDGKFALFELDGKTATATFVMDPSRFTKGKKHEVTMTVTDACGNTATSHDTFIW, from the coding sequence ATGAAAGATATTACATACACCATGATATTGCGAGGCTGTGCTGTAGCCGCCGCATCTATTATTATCGCAGGGACGACTACCGCATCCGCACAGCAGAATGCTGACAGACGCACTGCCGGTGACAATCTGCCTGAACTCGGACTGCCGCTCGACATACCATTGATACTCAGTGGCAATTTCGGCGAATTGCGGCGCAACCATTTTCATTCCGGACTTGATTTCAAGACCCAGGGTCGCACCGGACTGACCGTACGCAGCGCCGACGACGGGTATGTAAGCCGAATCGTGGCCTCGCCATGGGGGTTCGGACGCGCGGTATACGTAACACATCATTCGACCGGACTCACCACAGTATACGGCCACCTCGAAGCATTCTCTCCGACAATCGACAAACGTGTGCGTGCCGAACAATATGCCCGTGAGACTTTCTCCATCGACATGAATTTTCTCCCGGGAGAGCTGCCCGTAAAACGTGGGGAGGCGATAGGCCGTAGCGGAAACGCCGGCTCATCAGGAGGCCCACACCTGCATATGGATGTACGCGACACCCGCACAGGCGATCCGCTCGACCCTATGGTATATTACCGACGCCATATAAAAGATGCCGTAGCCCCTGAAGTGAGAGCGCTTGGCCTGTATGCCGTCGATGGAGAAGGCACCGTTACAGGAGCATCCACACTCGTGCCGGCAAAATTCGCCCAGGGATTCACAGCCTGGGGACGTGTAGCTCCGGCAATAAAAGCCTACGACCGTATGAACGGCACAACAAATATCTATGGAGTAAAACATCTCTCACTGGAAGTTGACGGCAAAGAGGTATACCGACGCACAATTGACCGTTTTTCATTTGACAACACCAAGGCGGTAAACACTCTCACCGACTATGCCGGAGTAATCAACAGCGGCTCATGGATGATGTGGACACTGCTACCCGACTCCGAACCGCTTGGCGACATGATACGCACAGTCGACCGCGGCACACTGCTCATAAACGAAGAGCGGGATTACAAATGCCGCTGGATATTGGTGGATGAACATGGCAACCGGAAAACACAGCCCTTTACAATCCATGGCCGAAAAGCCGACATACCCGAAGGCTCGCGCAAGGGCAGTCTCATAGACCATCGCGGACGCAACACTTTCAATGTAGACGGCGCAGAAGTAACATTCCCCAAAGGCACATTCTACAATGACGGCTATATATCGATAACATCCACTCCTTCCGAAAAATATCTCACACCGGTGTATTCCGTAGGGAGCGCTACCGTGCCGGTTAGCGGTGAGTTTGAAGTCAACATAGATGTTCAGTGTCCACCGGCGACCGACACCGAAAAGCTATGCATGGTACGACTTACTCCAAAGGGTGGCTCTGCCCGTGTCGATGCCACATGGCGCGACGGACGCATGGAAGGACGTCCGTCGGCACTTGGCCGCTTCACCGTCACAACCGATACAGTAGCACCAAAGGTACGTCCCGTCAAACCGGAAACCTGGGGACGTAACGGGCGCGTGAAATATGTGCTTTCCGACAATCTCAGCGGTGTAAAGACCTACCATGGCACCATCGACGGTAAGTTCGCACTGTTTGAGCTCGACGGCAAAACGGCTACCGCGACTTTCGTAATGGACCCGTCGCGCTTTACAAAAGGTAAAAAACATGAGGTGACAATGACCGTTACTGATGCTTGCGGCAACACGGCGACCTCCCACGACACATTCATCTGGTGA
- the uvrA gene encoding excinuclease ABC subunit UvrA — MSERNILIQGARVNNLKNVSVEIPRNRLVVITGVSGSGKSSLAFDTLYAEGQRRYVESLSAYARQFLGKMAKPEVDFIRGLPPAIAIEQKVNTRNPRSTVGTSTEIYDYMRLLFGRVGRTYSPVSGEQVRKHTVSDVLAVAGSYPEGTRVAVAAPIVLPEGRALRQQLEILMKGGYSRLVTVPDGHFLEIEEILAGDSLPGASDGLMLLIDRLAVAGDGDELSRLAESAETAFFEGRDEMVLLVWTDEGLKEHRFSKRFEADGITFREPSELMFNFNNPYGACPVCEGFGKTVGIDPALVVPDTSLSVYDDAVVCWRGEKMSECKRDLIRLAPQLGFPIHKPYCELTPDELDILWHGRGKFYGIDGFFKWVDENQYKIQYRVMKARYRGKTVCPECHGSRLKPDASYVKIGGRTIMELVSMPVADLRRWFSELVLDDTESRVATRLLTEINSRIGFLCDVGLGYLTLDRLSSTLSGGESQRINLATSLGSSLVGSLYILDEPSIGLHPRDTAKLVEVLRRLQMIGNTVVIVEHDADIMRAADYLIDVGRDAGRLGGNIVYQGPVNPLPKDSTDSYTVKYLRGDLSVPLPAQRRRWKDYIEVVGAREHNLKNIDVRFPLGVMTVVTGVSGSGKSTLVRDVFWRAMVRRLGEAGDAPGLHKELRGDLSRIKAVEFVDQDPIGRSSRSNAATYLKAYDEIRKLFADQQGAKQMGFTPAFFSFNTEGGRCEECKGEGTITIEMQFMADIVIPCETCHGQRFKPEILDIRYRGQNINDVLEMTVNQAIEFFGEDATSLAKKIVKRLKPLQDVGLGYIKLGQSSSTLSGGENQRVKLAYYLAQEKPEPTMFIFDEPTTGLHLNDINKLMDSFNRLIAQGHTVLIIEHNLDVIKCADHVIDIGPEGGDLGGNVVASGTPEQIAACAGSYTGRYIAPLLVK, encoded by the coding sequence ATGTCTGAACGCAATATATTAATTCAAGGGGCAAGAGTCAACAATCTGAAGAATGTAAGCGTGGAGATTCCCCGCAATCGTCTGGTGGTTATAACCGGGGTGAGCGGTAGCGGAAAATCGAGTCTTGCATTCGATACCCTTTATGCCGAGGGGCAGCGACGGTATGTCGAGAGCCTGTCGGCTTATGCCCGTCAGTTTCTCGGCAAGATGGCCAAGCCTGAGGTCGATTTTATAAGAGGTCTGCCCCCTGCAATCGCCATTGAGCAGAAAGTGAATACCCGCAATCCGCGTTCTACGGTAGGCACTTCGACTGAGATATATGATTATATGCGTCTGCTTTTCGGTCGGGTAGGGCGCACTTATTCTCCGGTTTCAGGAGAGCAGGTGCGCAAGCATACTGTAAGCGATGTGCTCGCTGTCGCCGGTTCATATCCGGAGGGAACACGTGTTGCAGTTGCAGCACCGATTGTCCTTCCCGAAGGGCGAGCTTTGCGGCAGCAGCTCGAGATACTTATGAAAGGGGGATATTCGCGCCTCGTGACAGTGCCCGACGGACATTTTCTTGAAATAGAGGAGATACTCGCCGGGGACAGTTTGCCCGGGGCGTCCGACGGGCTTATGCTATTGATTGACCGTCTGGCTGTGGCCGGTGACGGTGATGAATTGAGTCGGCTGGCAGAGTCGGCTGAGACTGCGTTCTTCGAAGGACGTGACGAGATGGTGCTTCTTGTGTGGACTGACGAAGGGTTGAAGGAGCATAGATTTTCCAAGCGGTTCGAGGCCGACGGCATTACCTTCCGCGAGCCAAGCGAACTCATGTTTAATTTCAACAATCCATATGGGGCGTGTCCGGTATGCGAAGGATTTGGCAAGACTGTCGGCATTGATCCTGCGCTGGTGGTGCCCGACACCTCACTTTCGGTATATGACGACGCCGTGGTGTGCTGGCGCGGGGAGAAGATGAGCGAATGCAAGCGCGATTTGATACGTCTGGCTCCTCAGCTCGGATTTCCCATCCATAAGCCATATTGCGAGCTTACTCCCGACGAGCTTGATATCCTCTGGCATGGGCGCGGCAAGTTTTACGGTATCGACGGTTTCTTCAAGTGGGTCGACGAGAATCAGTATAAGATACAGTACCGTGTGATGAAAGCGCGCTATCGCGGTAAGACGGTATGTCCTGAATGTCATGGCTCAAGGCTTAAGCCTGACGCGTCGTATGTGAAAATCGGCGGCCGCACCATTATGGAACTTGTAAGCATGCCGGTTGCCGACCTTCGCCGTTGGTTTTCAGAACTGGTGCTTGACGATACAGAATCGCGTGTGGCCACAAGGTTGCTTACGGAAATCAACAGCCGCATCGGATTTTTGTGCGACGTAGGGCTCGGATATCTTACTCTCGACCGGTTGTCATCGACTCTGTCTGGTGGCGAGAGCCAGCGTATCAACCTTGCCACTTCGTTAGGTAGTAGCCTTGTCGGCTCTTTGTATATACTCGACGAACCGAGCATTGGACTGCATCCGCGCGACACGGCCAAACTTGTGGAAGTGCTCCGACGTCTTCAGATGATAGGTAACACGGTGGTAATCGTAGAACATGACGCCGATATCATGCGTGCGGCCGACTATCTTATTGATGTGGGACGCGATGCCGGACGCCTTGGCGGCAATATTGTATATCAGGGTCCTGTGAATCCACTACCGAAGGATTCTACCGATTCGTATACGGTAAAATATCTGCGCGGTGATTTGTCGGTGCCTCTCCCTGCGCAACGTCGCCGTTGGAAAGATTATATAGAAGTGGTCGGTGCACGTGAACATAATCTGAAAAATATTGATGTGCGTTTTCCGCTCGGGGTTATGACTGTAGTAACCGGAGTAAGCGGCAGCGGTAAGTCTACGCTTGTGCGCGATGTATTCTGGCGTGCCATGGTGCGTCGGCTCGGAGAAGCCGGCGACGCTCCGGGGCTTCACAAGGAGTTGCGTGGCGATTTGTCGCGCATAAAGGCAGTAGAGTTTGTCGACCAGGACCCTATCGGACGTTCGTCGCGAAGCAATGCCGCTACATACCTTAAGGCTTACGACGAGATACGCAAACTGTTTGCAGATCAGCAGGGTGCCAAGCAGATGGGATTTACTCCCGCTTTCTTCTCGTTCAATACTGAGGGCGGACGATGTGAGGAATGCAAGGGGGAGGGCACCATCACTATCGAGATGCAGTTTATGGCCGATATCGTCATCCCGTGTGAGACGTGTCATGGCCAGCGTTTCAAGCCGGAGATACTTGATATACGTTATCGCGGACAGAATATCAATGATGTGCTTGAAATGACTGTCAACCAGGCTATCGAATTTTTTGGCGAGGACGCAACTTCTCTTGCCAAGAAGATAGTAAAGCGTCTGAAACCGCTCCAGGATGTAGGACTGGGATATATCAAACTCGGTCAGTCATCCTCAACGCTTTCGGGAGGAGAGAACCAGCGTGTTAAACTTGCCTACTATCTCGCGCAGGAGAAGCCTGAGCCTACAATGTTTATATTCGACGAACCGACTACCGGACTGCATCTGAATGATATAAACAAACTGATGGACAGCTTCAATAGACTTATTGCGCAGGGACATACCGTATTGATTATAGAGCATAATCTTGATGTAATCAAGTGTGCCGACCATGTTATTGACATCGGTCCTGAAGGTGGCGACCTCGGTGGCAATGTAGTGGCCTCCGGCACTCCCGAGCAGATTGCGGCATGTGCCGGCAGTTATACAGGCAGGTATATCGCGCCTCTGCTCGTAAAGTAG
- a CDS encoding transcription antitermination factor NusB: MKVVQMLYSYLLTRSRFNIIPAPDAPSRDKRFAHSLYNELLLLLLDNSGYRITFDSDNILRIIAPERSKSGQPYTRIAAALSTNDELRPIITAQRSWIEALTPLRGVYSAALKESAIFKEYMRKRTPMEIDDEARLWKNLIRTVLLRDKGIDTLVRSNPDFTINGYNEALRMFDATIDDYADVRSSLIDARRSLGTSLDKAYELYHSLLQLMIDLTHIREIQIDEAKHKYLPSHDDLNPNMKFVENQFVRAIAENADMKAYLEATPISWIDDQVTLRHLLDKIMESEIYKAYMADPVSDMEKDSELWYALFKNVIADSDELAEALEAQSVFWNDDLAIMGSFVLKTIRRFAHAGDDLESVNLMPKFKDIEDERFGPRLFDAAVAHQQEYRALIDSRLEGSTWDPERLAFMDIVILETAIAELLNFPSIPTVVTVNEYTEIANYYSTAKSGQFVTGMLYGIINQLKSDGTLVKE; this comes from the coding sequence ATGAAGGTAGTACAAATGCTTTATTCCTACCTTCTTACACGAAGCCGATTTAATATTATCCCGGCACCCGACGCACCTTCACGCGACAAGCGCTTCGCCCACTCGCTATACAATGAACTCCTGTTGCTGCTTCTCGACAACTCGGGTTATCGCATAACATTCGACAGCGACAACATATTGCGCATAATTGCTCCCGAACGTTCGAAATCAGGACAGCCGTACACCCGCATTGCTGCCGCACTGTCAACCAACGATGAACTCCGTCCGATTATTACTGCGCAGCGTTCATGGATTGAAGCCTTGACTCCGCTGAGAGGAGTATACAGCGCCGCTCTGAAAGAATCGGCCATATTCAAGGAATACATGCGCAAGCGCACTCCGATGGAGATTGATGATGAAGCACGCCTGTGGAAGAATCTGATACGCACTGTGCTTCTGCGCGACAAGGGTATCGACACTCTGGTGCGTTCCAATCCCGACTTTACAATCAACGGCTACAACGAGGCTCTCAGAATGTTTGATGCCACGATTGACGATTATGCCGACGTGCGCTCTTCGCTGATAGATGCCCGCCGTTCGCTCGGCACATCGCTCGATAAGGCCTACGAACTTTATCATTCGCTCCTGCAGTTGATGATAGACCTGACGCATATACGCGAGATACAGATTGACGAGGCCAAGCATAAATATCTCCCAAGCCATGACGATCTCAACCCGAATATGAAATTTGTCGAGAATCAGTTTGTGCGCGCTATCGCTGAAAATGCCGATATGAAAGCATATCTTGAGGCTACCCCCATAAGCTGGATTGACGATCAGGTGACTCTGCGCCATCTGCTTGACAAAATCATGGAGTCGGAGATATACAAGGCTTACATGGCCGATCCGGTGAGCGATATGGAAAAAGACAGTGAGTTGTGGTACGCTCTTTTCAAGAATGTGATAGCCGACAGCGACGAGTTGGCCGAGGCTCTTGAGGCTCAGTCTGTATTCTGGAATGATGACCTGGCAATAATGGGCTCATTCGTTCTGAAGACTATACGTCGCTTCGCTCATGCCGGCGACGACCTGGAGAGTGTCAATCTGATGCCCAAGTTTAAGGATATTGAGGATGAGCGCTTCGGTCCGCGTCTTTTTGATGCGGCTGTGGCCCATCAGCAGGAGTACCGCGCTCTTATCGACTCGCGCCTTGAGGGTAGCACCTGGGATCCTGAGCGTCTCGCGTTCATGGATATAGTGATACTTGAGACTGCAATAGCCGAGCTACTTAACTTCCCCTCTATACCTACCGTTGTGACAGTTAATGAATATACCGAAATAGCCAACTACTATTCGACTGCAAAGAGCGGACAGTTTGTTACCGGCATGCTCTATGGTATAATCAATCAACTTAAGAGCGACGGCACACTGGTAAAGGAGTGA
- a CDS encoding DUF4924 family protein: MYTASQKRKENIAEYLLYMWQIEDLIRANNLDIDKIRSSIIDLYDLPPEKKKEMEEWYESLIDMMRREGVEKNGHLQLNKNVIIQLDDLHRQLMADPKFVDYQSAFYHTLPYIVELRARQGDDKLGEIETCFAALYGTLLMRLQGKEISKETSAAISGITRFLSLLARYFKLDQEDKLFDNPDTK; this comes from the coding sequence ATGTACACAGCATCGCAAAAACGCAAAGAAAACATAGCTGAATATCTGCTATATATGTGGCAGATTGAGGACCTAATCCGCGCCAACAATCTCGATATAGACAAAATACGCTCTTCCATTATCGACCTCTACGACCTCCCCCCCGAGAAGAAAAAAGAGATGGAAGAATGGTATGAGTCGCTTATCGACATGATGCGGCGCGAGGGTGTAGAGAAAAACGGCCATCTGCAACTCAACAAAAATGTGATAATACAACTCGACGACCTGCATCGTCAGCTAATGGCCGACCCTAAGTTTGTCGACTATCAGTCGGCTTTCTACCATACGCTACCCTACATCGTGGAACTGCGAGCACGCCAGGGCGATGACAAACTCGGTGAAATCGAGACATGCTTCGCCGCACTCTACGGCACGTTGCTGATGCGTCTGCAAGGTAAGGAAATCTCGAAAGAAACATCCGCGGCCATCTCAGGCATAACCCGATTCCTATCCCTTTTGGCCCGCTATTTCAAGCTCGACCAGGAGGACAAACTGTTTGACAACCCCGATACAAAGTAA
- a CDS encoding IS110 family transposase has product MDRNRTVAGLDVHKDSIYLCIMGHDEAIIFEKTYGVLTPDLRQMCNDMTARGVTEAAMESTAVYWVPVWNELCGSMELKLVNPYFIKQLPGRKSDIKDAQWIAECLLKNLIRGSFVPETIVQDMRKLNRRIMDLNEDLTYNTNKLDAALQRCGFRLSNYVSRIKGKSYQSVLSCIIDGERDPGKLIAKVHGRTINKHGRQTIMAAVTGCFSDTDIIIFRQTKAVIDLIEAQMAECQKELTALCGKHFPQQYRRLQTIPGVKERAATAIIAETGVDMKMFATAASLVGWCGLKPRNDVSNGRYKSRKVTHGNRYLREILIEIAWVASRTRNCFFSNFSYVQTTVKKKSRMKIQVAIARKILVAIWHMLSKEQDFIDIYLKRLEQQRLLEEQLKSFESKMA; this is encoded by the coding sequence ATGGACAGAAACCGAACAGTCGCCGGCCTTGATGTCCACAAAGATAGCATTTATCTTTGTATTATGGGGCATGACGAGGCCATCATTTTCGAAAAAACCTATGGAGTTCTTACTCCCGACCTGCGCCAGATGTGTAATGATATGACAGCCCGGGGCGTAACCGAGGCCGCCATGGAGAGTACAGCTGTATATTGGGTGCCCGTATGGAACGAGCTTTGCGGGTCGATGGAACTCAAGCTTGTCAATCCTTATTTCATCAAACAGCTTCCGGGACGCAAGAGCGATATCAAGGATGCCCAGTGGATAGCCGAATGTTTGCTGAAGAATCTTATCAGAGGAAGTTTCGTTCCCGAGACAATAGTTCAGGACATGCGCAAGCTTAACCGCCGCATCATGGATCTCAACGAAGATCTGACCTACAACACCAACAAGCTTGATGCGGCCCTTCAGCGCTGCGGGTTCAGGCTGAGCAACTACGTGAGCCGGATAAAGGGGAAAAGCTATCAGTCGGTACTTTCCTGCATAATCGACGGTGAGCGTGATCCGGGAAAGCTGATCGCCAAGGTTCATGGCCGCACCATCAACAAGCATGGCCGCCAGACGATAATGGCGGCCGTCACAGGCTGCTTCTCGGATACAGATATTATCATCTTCAGGCAGACTAAGGCGGTCATAGACCTGATAGAGGCACAGATGGCGGAATGCCAGAAGGAACTCACCGCCCTGTGCGGGAAACACTTTCCCCAGCAGTACAGACGTCTTCAGACCATCCCCGGAGTCAAGGAACGCGCGGCCACGGCAATAATTGCGGAGACAGGGGTTGACATGAAGATGTTTGCAACAGCGGCATCTCTTGTCGGATGGTGCGGACTCAAACCGCGAAACGATGTCAGCAATGGTCGCTACAAAAGCAGAAAAGTGACGCACGGAAACAGATATCTCAGAGAAATACTGATTGAAATCGCATGGGTCGCATCAAGAACCCGGAACTGTTTCTTCTCAAATTTCAGCTACGTCCAGACCACGGTCAAGAAAAAGAGCAGGATGAAAATTCAGGTGGCCATCGCACGCAAGATACTCGTCGCCATATGGCACATGCTCTCCAAAGAGCAGGACTTCATCGACATCTACCTCAAAAGACTTGAGCAGCAGAGGCTCCTGGAGGAGCAACTCAAATCTTTCGAATCGAAAATGGCCTGA
- a CDS encoding VOC family protein — protein MDIRDHITGVQHIGLPTDDIDRSMAFYSSIGFSPIYETVNEAADERVAFMSLGNLVMEIYENRHATHRTGAIDHVALDVHDIDTLFTHVTALGYNAIEGHVCSLPFGEKGVKFFTIQGPDGEKIEFCERLR, from the coding sequence ATGGATATCAGAGACCACATAACAGGCGTGCAGCATATAGGACTGCCCACCGATGACATCGACAGAAGCATGGCATTCTACAGTTCAATTGGATTCTCCCCTATTTATGAAACCGTCAACGAAGCCGCCGACGAGCGCGTTGCATTCATGTCACTTGGCAACCTTGTGATGGAAATATATGAAAATCGCCATGCGACTCACAGAACAGGAGCCATAGACCATGTGGCCCTTGACGTACACGATATCGACACACTGTTCACACATGTGACTGCTCTTGGATACAATGCTATTGAAGGCCATGTATGCTCGCTCCCTTTTGGGGAGAAGGGGGTGAAGTTCTTTACCATACAGGGTCCTGACGGCGAAAAGATTGAATTCTGCGAACGCCTTAGATAG
- a CDS encoding DUF1349 domain-containing protein, with amino-acid sequence MNIKATLATALSLIAAQSVCGQRLEKMNWFNEPAQWNISGGKLSMDVTPQSDYWRISHYGFTVDDAPFYYAEYGGEFEAKVKVSGDYKVRFDQAGMMIRIDHENYIKAGIEFVDGKYNLSTVVTHHTSDWSVIALDRPVDFIWIKAVRRLDAIEIFYSFDDKEYTLMRNAWMEANRPVKIGMMAACPDGNGFRATFSDFSVKHLPDATRLKWLEQNAAE; translated from the coding sequence ATGAATATAAAGGCAACATTAGCTACAGCATTATCACTTATTGCAGCTCAATCGGTTTGTGGGCAGAGACTTGAAAAAATGAATTGGTTTAACGAACCGGCACAATGGAACATAAGCGGAGGGAAACTCTCTATGGACGTCACTCCGCAGAGCGACTACTGGCGGATATCACACTACGGATTCACCGTTGACGACGCACCCTTCTATTATGCCGAATACGGCGGCGAATTCGAGGCAAAAGTAAAAGTGTCGGGCGACTACAAGGTGCGATTCGACCAGGCCGGAATGATGATACGCATTGATCATGAAAACTATATAAAGGCCGGAATAGAATTTGTCGACGGCAAATATAACCTCAGCACTGTAGTTACCCATCACACATCCGACTGGAGTGTTATAGCCCTCGACCGTCCAGTCGACTTCATATGGATAAAAGCCGTACGCCGCCTCGATGCCATCGAGATATTCTACTCTTTCGATGACAAGGAATACACACTCATGCGCAACGCATGGATGGAGGCCAACCGCCCGGTAAAAATCGGCATGATGGCCGCATGCCCCGACGGAAACGGCTTCCGTGCCACATTCTCCGACTTCTCGGTAAAGCATCTGCCCGACGCCACACGTCTGAAGTGGCTGGAGCAGAATGCCGCAGAATAA
- the yajC gene encoding preprotein translocase subunit YajC, which yields MIYNLIALQAAGGNGAGIMNIGLIVILFAVFYFFMIRPQQKKQKEIKKFRDALAKGDKIITAGGIYGKIRNVGTTTFDVEISEGVRITIDKNSVYPSSQEITEATAQK from the coding sequence ATGATTTACAATCTAATAGCTCTCCAGGCTGCCGGCGGAAACGGTGCCGGAATAATGAATATCGGTCTAATTGTAATACTTTTCGCCGTATTCTATTTCTTTATGATACGTCCGCAGCAGAAGAAGCAGAAGGAGATTAAGAAATTCCGCGACGCACTTGCCAAGGGCGACAAGATTATTACTGCTGGTGGTATCTACGGAAAAATCCGCAATGTAGGCACTACTACTTTTGACGTAGAGATTTCCGAAGGCGTGCGCATTACAATCGACAAGAATTCGGTATATCCTTCTTCTCAGGAAATCACCGAGGCAACTGCTCAGAAATAA